One window of the Ureibacillus sp. FSL W7-1570 genome contains the following:
- a CDS encoding DUF4177 domain-containing protein, translating into MANWEYKVETRPMSLEGESNVETMLNEYGGEGWELVNIVPEYTNTTNDQNQVDSIYVDYYTFVFKRQK; encoded by the coding sequence ATGGCAAATTGGGAATACAAAGTGGAAACCCGTCCTATGAGCTTGGAGGGAGAAAGCAATGTTGAAACCATGCTAAATGAATATGGAGGTGAAGGTTGGGAATTGGTCAACATCGTCCCAGAATATACCAACACGACAAATGACCAAAATCAAGTGGACAGCATTTATGTAGATTACTACACTTTTGTCTTTAAGCGTCAGAAATAA
- a CDS encoding helix-turn-helix transcriptional regulator: MKTRLKELRARDGLTQTELAKRARISRQTVSLIERNEYMPSLLIAVRIAKVFNEPIENVFIFSEEELS; the protein is encoded by the coding sequence ATGAAAACCCGTCTCAAAGAATTACGGGCAAGAGATGGCCTCACTCAAACGGAGTTAGCGAAAAGGGCCAGAATCTCCAGACAAACAGTAAGTTTAATCGAAAGAAATGAATATATGCCTTCATTATTGATTGCTGTCAGAATTGCAAAGGTATTTAATGAACCGATTGAAAATGTATTTATTTTTAGTGAGGAGGAACTGTCATGA
- a CDS encoding DUF3169 family protein gives MKLLILYIAIFLYGIYELLSGLKMQSFEGNILIVSNLAVIFCLILARLNIWKAEQGSLMEVSMEEEDSHQVSLERKAYTAATYIQIAMSISFTALLIGFLLLRDSQPVIVFASAILMVVSIASFIPSEKIVKITNPNFKFPDPQSKNYHEEYFEQFDDGEKYVMLKGLFHLYQLVIWGLVFLAFGLMFYSVFTGNSQLVSIIGIGALLMLIQVSYTISLKPGKLK, from the coding sequence ATGAAATTATTGATTCTGTATATTGCGATTTTTTTATATGGAATATATGAGTTGTTGTCCGGATTAAAGATGCAATCATTTGAGGGAAATATATTAATCGTTTCCAACTTGGCTGTGATCTTCTGTTTAATATTGGCACGTTTGAATATATGGAAAGCGGAACAAGGGAGCTTGATGGAAGTCAGCATGGAAGAGGAAGATAGTCATCAAGTGTCATTGGAAAGGAAAGCTTATACTGCTGCAACTTATATTCAAATAGCAATGTCCATTTCCTTTACGGCTCTTCTGATAGGATTTTTACTATTAAGAGATTCTCAACCAGTAATTGTGTTCGCAAGCGCTATACTGATGGTTGTTTCAATTGCGAGCTTTATTCCAAGTGAAAAGATTGTGAAAATTACAAATCCCAATTTTAAGTTTCCCGATCCTCAATCAAAAAATTATCATGAAGAATATTTTGAACAATTTGATGATGGTGAAAAATATGTCATGTTAAAAGGTTTATTTCATCTATATCAATTAGTCATTTGGGGTCTTGTGTTTTTAGCATTTGGTCTCATGTTTTATTCTGTGTTTACAGGTAACTCACAGCTAGTCAGCATCATTGGTATTGGTGCATTATTAATGCTAATTCAAGTGAGCTATACAATCAGTTTAAAACCGGGTAAGTTGAAATAG
- a CDS encoding metallophosphoesterase, whose protein sequence is MKILVMSDTHGDAEIIQTVKSRHPEADVVIHCGDSELDYDHPYLEGIKRVRGNCDRDKRFPDEELFEVEGKKIFVTHGHLFNVKSTVMNLFYRAKEVEADAVFFGHSHVLGAELIDNALFVNPGSLLKPRGMDKKSYAVIDCKENVWRVTAYTDQGEEIFQQKFQLE, encoded by the coding sequence ATGAAAATATTAGTAATGAGCGATACCCACGGAGATGCAGAAATTATTCAAACGGTAAAAAGCCGCCATCCTGAGGCGGATGTGGTCATTCATTGCGGAGACAGCGAACTGGATTACGATCATCCGTATTTGGAGGGGATCAAACGGGTTCGCGGAAATTGCGACCGGGACAAACGCTTCCCGGATGAAGAGCTGTTTGAAGTGGAAGGGAAAAAGATTTTTGTGACTCACGGCCATTTATTCAATGTGAAGTCCACCGTGATGAATTTGTTTTATCGCGCAAAAGAAGTGGAAGCCGATGCGGTTTTTTTTGGCCATTCACACGTGCTGGGGGCAGAGCTGATAGACAATGCCTTGTTTGTAAACCCGGGCAGTTTGTTGAAGCCGCGGGGAATGGATAAAAAGAGTTACGCGGTGATTGATTGCAAGGAGAATGTTTGGAGAGTCACCGCTTATACAGATCAAGGCGAAGAAATTTTTCAACAGAAATTTCAGTTGGAATAA
- a CDS encoding zinc ribbon domain-containing protein YjdM translates to MIPNCPKCNSEYTYEDGNLFICPECAHEWSGDEQTEEDGLIVKDAYGNILQDGDTVTIIKDLKVKGSSSTLKIGTKVKNIRLVEGDHNIDCKIDGFGAMKLKSEFVKKA, encoded by the coding sequence ATGATACCAAACTGTCCAAAATGCAATTCGGAATATACCTATGAAGATGGAAATTTGTTTATTTGTCCTGAATGCGCCCATGAATGGAGCGGGGATGAACAAACAGAAGAAGATGGACTGATCGTAAAAGATGCTTACGGCAATATCTTGCAGGATGGCGATACGGTGACCATCATTAAAGATTTGAAGGTAAAGGGGAGTTCATCCACATTAAAAATCGGGACAAAGGTGAAAAACATCCGATTGGTGGAAGGCGACCATAACATCGACTGCAAAATTGACGGCTTTGGCGCCATGAAACTGAAATCCGAATTTGTGAAAAAAGCGTAA